The following coding sequences are from one Trypanosoma brucei gambiense DAL972 chromosome 2, complete sequence window:
- a CDS encoding small nuclear ribonucleoprotein SmD2, which translates to MSGEEPTKLQRTESGARVIKTKEFLRTSVAEGPFCLLDSAVKNGTRVFIQSRYNKSLVATVVAFDKHFNLVLRDAVELTMVNNEQKERSIRNMFLRGASVVFIVRLPQSAV; encoded by the coding sequence ATGTCTGGTGAGGAACCCACTAAATTGCAGCGAACAGAGTCTGGTGCGAGGGTGATCAAAACCAAAGAATTTCTTCGTACCAGCGTCGCCGAGGGCCCTTTCTGTCTCCTCGACAGTGCTGTGAAGAATGGAACACGCGTGTTCATCCAGTCCCGCTACAACAAGTCCCTCGTCGCAACCGTCGTTGCCTTCGACAAACACTTTAACCTCGTGTTGCGGGATGCTGTGGAGTTAACAATGGTCAACAATGAGCAGAAAGAGCGCTCCATTCGGAACATGTTCTTGCGTGGCGCCTCTGTGGTGTTCATCGTGAGGTTGCCGCAGAGCGCTGTATAG